From the genome of bacterium, one region includes:
- a CDS encoding VIT1/CCC1 transporter family protein — MSQPESGAHREEAVARLLSAWRGEIQARAAYDALAARERDPKRAAVLRRMADGERGHRERIEARLKELGVAIPDPASVRLRLWTRLQIRLAPTEKVLAWRESLENDEAADLYGRPTGDAATDGLFGEIRKDELAHSLAADEMRSGAVAGAETPEGRLRRILGRERWHQTGASWISGAVYGANDGLGAVFGIVAGVSGATGGSSFVLTAGLAGAVASALSMAVGAFLAERSASEVAAANIAGERREIEENPAEEREELSLFYQLKGLPEREADELAQRLGEQPETMLRTLVTEELGGTGEGGNPTQAGIAAGLSTGLGAFIPVLPFFWLHGIPAVVWAAVISLVAHFLVGAAKSLFTLRSWWSSGLEMTAAGLIVGGATYVLGVLFRVSP, encoded by the coding sequence ATGAGTCAGCCTGAGTCCGGCGCCCACCGCGAGGAGGCGGTCGCCCGTCTCCTGTCCGCGTGGCGGGGAGAGATCCAAGCCCGCGCCGCCTACGACGCGCTCGCGGCGCGGGAACGCGATCCCAAGCGGGCGGCGGTGCTCCGGCGGATGGCGGACGGCGAACGCGGGCATCGCGAGCGTATCGAGGCCCGTTTGAAGGAGCTCGGCGTAGCGATCCCCGATCCCGCGTCGGTGCGCCTCCGGCTGTGGACGCGCCTCCAGATCCGGCTGGCGCCGACGGAGAAAGTCCTCGCCTGGCGGGAGTCTCTCGAAAACGATGAGGCCGCGGACCTCTACGGCCGGCCGACCGGCGACGCCGCGACCGACGGCCTGTTCGGTGAGATTCGAAAGGACGAGCTCGCCCATTCGCTGGCCGCCGACGAGATGCGCTCGGGCGCCGTCGCCGGCGCGGAAACGCCGGAGGGCCGCCTCCGGCGGATCCTGGGCCGCGAGCGGTGGCATCAAACCGGCGCCAGCTGGATCTCCGGCGCCGTGTACGGCGCGAACGACGGGCTCGGCGCCGTCTTTGGGATCGTAGCCGGGGTGTCCGGCGCGACCGGCGGCTCGAGTTTCGTGCTCACCGCGGGGCTCGCGGGCGCGGTCGCCTCGGCCCTGTCCATGGCGGTCGGCGCCTTCCTCGCCGAGCGGTCCGCGTCAGAAGTGGCCGCGGCCAACATTGCCGGCGAGCGGAGAGAGATCGAAGAAAACCCCGCGGAAGAACGCGAGGAGCTGTCGCTGTTCTACCAGCTGAAGGGCCTGCCGGAACGCGAGGCGGATGAGCTGGCCCAGCGGCTCGGCGAACAGCCGGAGACGATGCTCCGGACCCTCGTCACCGAGGAACTGGGCGGCACGGGGGAAGGCGGGAATCCTACGCAGGCCGGGATCGCCGCCGGGTTGAGCACCGGGCTCGGCGCGTTCATTCCTGTGCTGCCGTTCTTCTGGCTCCACGGCATCCCCGCGGTGGTGTGGGCCGCGGTGATTTCTCTCGTGGCCCATTTTCTCGTCGGGGCGGCGAAGTCGCTCTTTACGCTCCGCAGCTGGTGGTCGTCCGGCCTGGAGATGACCGCCGCCGGCCTGATCGTGGGGGGCGCCACGTACGTCCTCGGGGTGTTGTTCAGGGTTTCGCCCTGA
- a CDS encoding alpha/beta hydrolase yields the protein MLNHVLVADPAARPRSWLLMLHGIFGAGRNWATVARRLAAARPDWGIVLVDLRMHGASQGLAPPHTLESCAADLVGLREVLDAPVGAVLGHSFGGKVALTYLERRPPELRGMWIVDADPSASAPQGAAWDMLRAVDALPRRFGSRDELVAALGRFGFDRRVAEWMAANLDRAGGGYRWRLDFAALEELLRDFFRSDLWNVVEHAPAGVDLHFVAATRSSVIGESSAARLEAIRRTGGRVVLHRVDGGHWLNADNPDALVALLAGSRPSDP from the coding sequence GTGCTCAACCACGTCCTCGTCGCGGATCCCGCCGCCCGTCCGCGGTCCTGGCTCCTGATGCTCCACGGCATCTTCGGCGCCGGCCGCAATTGGGCCACCGTCGCCCGCCGGCTCGCGGCCGCGCGCCCCGATTGGGGCATCGTCCTCGTCGACCTCCGGATGCACGGCGCGTCGCAGGGCCTGGCCCCGCCGCACACGTTGGAGAGTTGCGCGGCGGATCTCGTCGGGCTCCGGGAGGTGTTGGATGCGCCGGTGGGCGCGGTGCTGGGACATTCCTTCGGCGGCAAAGTCGCGCTGACGTATCTCGAACGCCGTCCGCCCGAGCTGCGCGGGATGTGGATCGTCGACGCCGATCCGTCCGCCTCGGCACCTCAGGGCGCCGCCTGGGACATGCTGCGGGCGGTCGACGCCCTGCCGCGCCGGTTTGGCTCGAGGGATGAGCTCGTGGCGGCCCTCGGGCGCTTCGGGTTCGACCGCCGCGTCGCGGAATGGATGGCCGCCAACCTCGACCGGGCGGGCGGCGGGTATCGCTGGCGGCTCGACTTCGCCGCGCTCGAGGAGTTGCTGCGGGACTTCTTCCGGTCGGACCTCTGGAATGTGGTCGAGCACGCCCCCGCCGGCGTCGACCTGCACTTCGTAGCGGCGACGCGCTCGAGCGTCATCGGCGAATCATCCGCCGCGCGCCTCGAGGCGATCAGACGGACAGGAGGGCGTGTCGTTCTCCATCGCGTCGACGGCGGACACTGGCTCAACGCCGACAATCCGGACGCGCTGGTCGCGCTGCTCGCGGGCAGTCGGCCGTCGGACCCGTGA